From a region of the Gemmatimonadales bacterium genome:
- a CDS encoding sigma-54 dependent transcriptional regulator: MSDSVMVVDDDADVLRAVGDYFERLGYEVFREATGEAAIEAFPRQRPDVVILDLRLPGMDGLQVLEELRRGDASVLLLTGHGDIATAVRAMQLGAEHFLTKPVDMPLLAAAAARAVEKVHLRRHNALLVARLAPAGGDDVLGVSKPMRDLARQLVLLAESDRTTVLITGESGSGKGWVARLLHRLSGRRDAPFVDVNCAGLSATFLDSELFGHEKGAFTDAKDRKQGLFEIADRGTLFLDEIAELAPELQPKVLKAIEEKSFRRLGGTREIQVDVRLIAATNHDIGDAVRQGRFREDLYYRLNVIPLHLPPLRERAREDRLALLRRLFGELRAELPESPSDFESEVLERLLEYGWPGNIREMRNVLERALILARGAQRLGPQHLPAEVGRRQALPPGREAVSLEEVERRHIERTLRRHGGNRTRAAEELGISRATLINKIKVYALDV; encoded by the coding sequence ATGTCCGACTCCGTGATGGTCGTGGACGACGATGCCGACGTGCTCAGGGCCGTGGGCGACTACTTCGAGCGGCTCGGGTACGAGGTGTTCCGCGAGGCGACCGGCGAGGCCGCGATCGAGGCGTTCCCGCGCCAGCGGCCCGACGTGGTGATCCTCGACCTCCGGCTGCCGGGCATGGACGGGCTCCAGGTGCTCGAGGAGCTGCGCCGGGGGGACGCCTCGGTGCTGCTGCTGACGGGCCACGGCGACATCGCGACCGCGGTCCGCGCGATGCAGCTCGGGGCGGAGCACTTCCTCACCAAGCCGGTGGACATGCCGCTGCTCGCGGCCGCCGCGGCGCGCGCCGTCGAGAAGGTGCACCTGCGCCGGCACAACGCCCTGCTGGTCGCCCGGCTGGCGCCGGCGGGCGGCGACGACGTGCTCGGCGTGTCGAAGCCGATGCGCGACCTCGCCCGCCAGCTGGTGCTGCTCGCCGAGTCGGACCGGACCACGGTGCTGATCACGGGCGAGAGCGGCAGCGGCAAGGGCTGGGTGGCGCGGCTGCTGCACCGGCTGTCCGGACGGCGCGACGCGCCGTTCGTGGACGTGAACTGCGCCGGCCTGTCGGCCACGTTCCTCGACTCGGAGCTGTTCGGTCACGAGAAGGGCGCGTTCACCGACGCCAAGGACCGCAAGCAGGGACTGTTCGAGATCGCCGATCGCGGCACGCTGTTCCTGGACGAGATCGCCGAGCTGGCGCCGGAGCTGCAGCCCAAAGTGCTCAAGGCGATCGAGGAGAAGAGCTTCCGGCGGCTGGGCGGCACGCGCGAGATCCAGGTGGACGTGCGCCTGATCGCGGCCACCAACCACGACATCGGCGACGCGGTGCGCCAGGGGCGGTTCCGCGAGGACCTGTACTACCGGCTGAACGTCATCCCGCTGCACCTGCCGCCGCTGCGGGAGCGGGCGCGGGAGGACCGGCTCGCGCTGCTCCGCCGCCTGTTCGGGGAGCTGCGCGCGGAGCTGCCCGAAAGCCCCTCGGACTTCGAGAGCGAGGTGCTCGAGCGCCTGCTCGAGTACGGGTGGCCGGGGAACATCCGCGAGATGCGGAACGTGCTGGAGCGCGCCCTCATCCTGGCCCGCGGCGCCCAGCGCCTCGGGCCGCAGCACCTGCCGGCCGAGGTCGGCCGGCGCCAGGCGCTGCCGCCCGGGCGCGAGGCGGTCTCGCTCGAGGAGGTGGAGCGCCGCCACATCGAGCGGACGCTGCGGCGCCACGGGGGCAATCGCACCCGCGCCGCCGAGGAGCTGGGGATCTCGCGCGCCACGCTGATCAACAAGATCAAGGTCTACGCGCTCGACGTCTGA
- a CDS encoding YegS/Rv2252/BmrU family lipid kinase, with protein MTDALIVTNPAAARAGKRGLAEARRRLEARGFRVEVETTVATGDGERLARAAAAGGTHVVIAHGGDGTVMDVAAGLVGTGLPLGLLPGGTGNVLAGNLGISRSFVAAAETIAAGTTRTIDVGRLTTGAGSRYFAVNCAAGFAADLMAETEQHHKRQFGVAAYVARAFVMAAHLVRAATRVEVDGAVHEGQAVTVLVANCRHIVPRLLPLAGDIAPDDGMLDVAVLDAGSYAAALRLVWRLVQRRPEVDAGITFYRGRRVRVSSEPELPVEADGEALGTTPMLVELLPRSLTVFAPLPRHLAGAGDDR; from the coding sequence GTGACCGACGCCCTGATCGTCACCAATCCGGCGGCGGCCCGGGCGGGCAAGCGGGGCCTGGCCGAGGCACGGCGCCGGCTGGAGGCGCGGGGGTTCCGCGTGGAGGTGGAGACGACGGTCGCGACGGGCGACGGCGAGCGGCTCGCGCGCGCGGCCGCGGCCGGCGGGACGCACGTGGTGATCGCGCACGGGGGCGACGGCACGGTGATGGACGTCGCCGCCGGACTGGTGGGCACCGGGCTGCCACTCGGCCTGCTGCCCGGCGGGACCGGCAACGTCCTCGCCGGGAACCTGGGCATCAGCCGCTCGTTCGTGGCGGCGGCCGAGACGATCGCGGCGGGGACCACGCGCACCATCGACGTGGGCCGGCTCACCACCGGGGCCGGGTCGCGGTACTTCGCGGTCAATTGCGCCGCCGGCTTCGCGGCCGATCTGATGGCGGAGACCGAGCAGCACCACAAGCGGCAGTTCGGCGTCGCCGCCTACGTGGCGCGGGCCTTCGTGATGGCGGCCCACCTGGTGCGCGCCGCCACGCGCGTCGAGGTCGACGGTGCCGTGCACGAGGGACAGGCCGTCACGGTGCTGGTGGCCAACTGCCGGCACATCGTGCCGCGGCTGCTGCCGCTGGCTGGGGACATCGCGCCGGACGACGGGATGCTCGACGTGGCCGTCCTCGACGCCGGCTCGTACGCGGCCGCGCTGCGGCTGGTGTGGCGCCTGGTGCAGCGCCGGCCCGAGGTCGACGCCGGCATCACGTTCTATCGCGGCCGTCGCGTGCGGGTCAGCAGCGAGCCCGAGCTGCCGGTCGAGGCCGACGGCGAGGCGCTCGGGACCACGCCGATGCTCGTGGAGCTCCTGCCGCGCTCGCTGACGGTCTTCGCGCCGCTGCCGCGCCATCTCGCCGGGGCCGGCGATGACCGCTAG
- a CDS encoding response regulator, whose amino-acid sequence MTASLGAMTSPLAGRRVLVVDDERAIAAAVVRRLEQDGAVCVAAYSGTEGAERLSGSAFDLVITDIEMPGKSGLDLITDLRALREPPTVIVMAPASDGAAVVEALGRGADGYVLKPFQPEQLSHEVALAAELRTLRATVAAGAAAAGPILTVLGEVVNAYERADPFRAGYSARTGRLAAAFGEALGLDGERLLLAARVHDVGMLAVPQAELHSAVTMDRAAQHLIRVHPTLGARWIERLGADRAVVAAVAAHQERFDGNGYPGGLAGDDIPALARTLGTAAAVAAMCAPRPWRARREPAAVLDELRAGRETQFGAAEADAAVAVLRRSPALLA is encoded by the coding sequence ATGACCGCTAGCTTGGGCGCGATGACCTCCCCGCTCGCCGGCCGGCGCGTGCTGGTGGTGGACGACGAGCGCGCCATCGCCGCCGCGGTGGTGCGGCGGCTCGAGCAGGACGGCGCCGTCTGCGTTGCGGCCTACTCCGGCACCGAGGGCGCGGAGCGCCTGTCCGGGAGCGCCTTCGACCTGGTGATCACCGACATCGAGATGCCCGGCAAGTCCGGGCTCGATCTCATCACCGACCTGCGCGCGCTGCGCGAGCCTCCCACGGTCATCGTGATGGCTCCCGCCAGCGACGGTGCGGCGGTGGTCGAGGCGCTGGGCCGCGGCGCCGACGGGTACGTGCTCAAGCCCTTCCAGCCGGAGCAGCTCTCGCACGAGGTGGCCCTCGCGGCCGAGCTGCGCACCCTGCGCGCGACGGTGGCCGCGGGCGCGGCGGCGGCGGGGCCGATCCTCACGGTGCTCGGGGAAGTGGTCAATGCCTACGAGCGGGCCGATCCGTTCCGCGCCGGATACTCCGCCCGCACCGGGCGGCTCGCCGCCGCGTTCGGCGAGGCGCTCGGCCTGGACGGGGAGCGCCTGCTGCTGGCCGCCCGGGTGCACGACGTCGGCATGCTCGCCGTGCCGCAGGCCGAGCTGCACTCCGCCGTCACGATGGACCGCGCCGCCCAGCACCTGATCCGCGTGCACCCGACGCTGGGGGCACGCTGGATCGAGCGGCTGGGCGCCGACCGGGCGGTGGTGGCCGCCGTGGCGGCGCACCAGGAGCGCTTCGACGGCAACGGCTACCCGGGCGGACTGGCGGGCGACGACATCCCCGCCCTGGCGCGCACCCTGGGCACCGCCGCCGCCGTCGCCGCGATGTGCGCGCCGCGGCCGTGGCGCGCGCGGCGCGAGCCCGCCGCGGTGCTCGACGAGCTGCGCGCCGGCCGCGAAACCCAGTTCGGCGCCGCCGAGGCCGATGCCGCCGTCGCCGTGCTGCGGCGGTCGCCGGCCTTGCTGGCCTGA
- a CDS encoding HD domain-containing phosphohydrolase has translation MGKTRVLIVEDDRSLRSALSAFLERLGHQVLQTDNAEQALELLTTQRLAAMLCDIRMAGMSGMELLPKALASDPDLAVIMLTGVDEPRAAISCLKLGAADYLIKPVDLEELQHALQSALRKRELELERRGLEEWLAHEVAARTKELVSQSRQLSRLSVNVLAALVDALEGKDPNLRGHSQRVAELSGRIAVRLGLADEEIEAVRAAGRVHDVGKLALREPGLELSAPPSDEIAAPQDDPDLALRLLQPLAHLKGVAEIVRYQHERYDGKGVPEGRRGEDIPIGSRIVAAASVYDELSVATAERQTLEPREAIANLRSLVGLMLDPKVFAALVLEVAGTA, from the coding sequence ATGGGAAAGACCCGCGTCCTGATCGTCGAGGACGATCGTTCCCTGCGGTCCGCCCTCTCGGCGTTCCTCGAGCGACTCGGCCACCAGGTGCTCCAGACCGACAACGCCGAGCAGGCGCTCGAGCTGCTCACGACCCAGCGACTGGCGGCGATGCTGTGCGACATCCGGATGGCGGGGATGTCGGGGATGGAGCTGCTGCCGAAGGCGCTGGCGAGCGACCCCGACCTCGCGGTCATCATGCTCACCGGGGTGGACGAGCCGCGCGCCGCGATCTCCTGCCTCAAGCTGGGCGCGGCCGACTACCTCATCAAGCCGGTGGACCTCGAGGAGCTGCAGCACGCCCTGCAGTCGGCCCTGCGCAAGCGGGAGCTCGAGCTCGAGCGGCGCGGGCTGGAGGAGTGGCTGGCCCACGAGGTGGCGGCGCGCACCAAGGAGCTGGTGTCGCAGTCGCGCCAGCTCAGCCGGCTGTCGGTCAACGTCCTGGCCGCGCTGGTCGACGCGCTCGAGGGCAAGGACCCGAATCTCCGGGGCCACTCGCAGCGCGTGGCCGAGCTGAGCGGCCGCATCGCGGTGCGCCTCGGCCTGGCCGACGAGGAGATCGAGGCCGTGCGCGCCGCCGGCCGGGTACACGACGTCGGCAAGCTCGCGCTGCGCGAGCCGGGCCTGGAGCTGAGCGCGCCGCCGAGTGACGAGATCGCCGCGCCGCAGGACGACCCGGATCTCGCGCTCCGCCTGCTCCAGCCCCTGGCCCACCTCAAGGGCGTGGCCGAGATCGTGCGCTACCAGCACGAGCGCTACGACGGCAAGGGCGTGCCCGAGGGCCGCCGGGGCGAGGACATCCCCATCGGCTCGCGGATCGTCGCCGCGGCGAGCGTATACGACGAGCTGTCCGTGGCCACGGCCGAGCGCCAGACCCTCGAGCCGCGCGAGGCGATCGCGAACTTGCGCTCCCTGGTCGGGCTGATGCTCGATCCGAAGGTGTTCGCCGCCCTCGTGCTGGAGGTGGCGGGAACGGCCTAG